Proteins encoded together in one Verrucomicrobiia bacterium window:
- a CDS encoding MMPL family transporter yields the protein MRRRSLTVLGSAVCRWPRVFLLVGVMLAVAAGVFAVCCLEFKTSRNDLIGRNSEYWRLYSEYAREFRAEEDYILVVESNQPARNRAVIDALATSLLSPTNNPATGDASGAQMFARNDLYYRVNFDKLKPWFLYYLPIDDLKQIQGSIKDFKQLVAILEHRPKLDTFFDSMNRMLMQMDGAPEAQRRQMEAFLPTVSAIIGQMATVKTNDEAGGLLSPWASAFFSTDMVSQAEEQMQWQGYQTFRKGQMFLLLVHPRVENGTAEALHEATIPKLRRVIAQAQTQFPDVKINLTGEPVLDYDEMLQSQNDATKATVLTFVLICILFAAGFREVLRPLMAVVTMIIVLAGCMGYATLSVGHLNIITVTFAVMILGLGIDLGIQFIARYEEELKKHSQRAEAVRLAIEHTGPSIITAGVTNAAAFFAMGLSGFRGVIELGVIAGGGMLIATAATMTVLPALLLLVHRKHEATQIPAQSMATHIEQFLVRRPYWMLTACAILTAGALLVGWTVRFDYNVLDLQSKGLPSVETELRLLKADVESTLFASIVCNDFQEVRALHERLSKLPTVATVHSIAEVIPERQEQKTEVIHGIKQELGSVQFAVPAYDPADAELVLHSLASLRLRASQLLATATTRGDATSQAALKPLAETATQTRTKLQTMEPNERQAWLERYEKRFYADLEAQMQLLAGQADKPMELNDVPQEVRQMLVGRSGKFLIRVFPKENIWEREALVRFVTDIKAVAPNVTGTPLGLFEFIEILKTGYCKAALWALLVIAILIFVDFRGGYATLLTILPLLVGMAWMLGAMAVARIDFNPANIMVLPLIVGIGVAYGIYVVQRYRESHEATFYSKSTGRAVILSALTATVAFASLLIGAHRGIRSLGLVMTIGVIACLIAALALLPALLEVARRKGWKV from the coding sequence ATGCGACGACGGTCTCTAACTGTCCTGGGCAGCGCCGTATGCCGCTGGCCCCGGGTATTCCTCCTGGTCGGCGTGATGCTGGCCGTTGCCGCGGGCGTGTTCGCGGTTTGCTGCCTGGAATTTAAAACCAGCCGCAACGACCTCATTGGTCGGAACAGCGAATACTGGCGGTTGTATAGCGAGTACGCCCGCGAGTTTCGCGCGGAAGAAGATTACATTCTCGTCGTTGAAAGCAACCAGCCCGCGCGAAACCGCGCGGTCATCGACGCCCTGGCGACGTCGTTACTGTCGCCGACGAACAATCCCGCGACGGGCGATGCGTCGGGCGCGCAGATGTTCGCGCGCAACGACCTGTATTACCGCGTCAACTTCGACAAGCTGAAGCCCTGGTTTCTCTACTACCTCCCGATTGACGACCTGAAACAGATTCAGGGTTCGATCAAGGACTTCAAGCAACTCGTCGCGATCCTGGAACACCGCCCGAAGCTCGATACGTTCTTCGATTCGATGAACCGGATGCTCATGCAGATGGATGGGGCCCCGGAAGCCCAGCGGCGGCAAATGGAAGCGTTCCTGCCAACGGTGAGCGCGATCATCGGGCAAATGGCGACGGTAAAGACCAATGATGAAGCGGGCGGATTGCTGTCACCGTGGGCGAGCGCGTTCTTCAGCACGGACATGGTGAGCCAAGCCGAGGAACAAATGCAGTGGCAGGGCTACCAAACTTTTCGCAAGGGACAGATGTTCCTGCTGCTCGTCCATCCACGGGTTGAGAACGGGACCGCGGAGGCCCTGCATGAAGCGACGATCCCGAAACTGCGGCGCGTGATCGCGCAGGCGCAAACCCAGTTCCCTGATGTGAAAATCAATCTTACGGGCGAGCCGGTGCTGGATTATGACGAGATGCTCCAGTCGCAAAATGACGCGACCAAGGCGACCGTCCTCACCTTTGTTCTGATTTGCATCCTGTTTGCGGCTGGTTTCCGCGAAGTACTGCGGCCATTGATGGCGGTGGTCACGATGATCATCGTCCTGGCGGGGTGCATGGGATACGCCACGCTCTCCGTTGGCCATCTCAACATAATCACGGTGACGTTTGCCGTGATGATCCTCGGGCTGGGTATCGACCTGGGGATCCAGTTTATCGCGCGTTACGAGGAAGAACTGAAGAAACACTCCCAACGCGCGGAGGCGGTGCGGCTGGCAATCGAGCACACCGGACCGAGCATCATCACCGCGGGTGTGACGAACGCCGCCGCTTTCTTCGCGATGGGACTGAGCGGCTTTCGCGGGGTGATCGAACTCGGCGTCATCGCGGGCGGTGGGATGCTGATTGCGACAGCCGCGACGATGACCGTGCTGCCGGCGTTGCTGTTGCTGGTACACCGCAAGCACGAGGCCACGCAGATTCCCGCGCAGTCGATGGCGACGCACATCGAACAGTTCCTGGTGCGACGGCCTTACTGGATGCTCACGGCATGCGCCATCCTCACGGCGGGCGCGCTGTTGGTGGGCTGGACGGTGCGGTTCGACTACAACGTGCTGGATCTGCAATCGAAAGGTTTGCCGTCGGTCGAAACGGAACTACGGCTCTTAAAGGCCGACGTGGAATCGACCCTGTTCGCGTCGATTGTCTGCAACGACTTCCAGGAAGTACGCGCGCTCCACGAGCGTTTGAGCAAGCTTCCCACCGTAGCGACGGTGCACAGTATCGCCGAGGTGATCCCCGAGCGACAGGAACAGAAAACGGAGGTCATCCACGGCATCAAACAGGAACTGGGATCGGTGCAGTTTGCGGTCCCGGCGTACGATCCGGCCGACGCCGAACTGGTGTTGCACTCGCTGGCATCATTGCGGCTGCGGGCCAGCCAGCTACTGGCTACAGCGACCACGCGCGGCGACGCGACCAGCCAGGCGGCGTTGAAGCCGCTGGCCGAAACGGCTACGCAGACCCGCACAAAGCTGCAGACCATGGAACCAAATGAACGCCAGGCGTGGCTGGAGCGATATGAAAAGCGGTTCTATGCGGACCTGGAGGCGCAGATGCAACTTCTCGCAGGACAGGCCGACAAACCGATGGAGTTGAACGACGTGCCGCAGGAGGTGCGCCAGATGCTCGTGGGCAGGTCCGGCAAATTCCTGATCCGCGTGTTTCCGAAGGAGAACATTTGGGAACGAGAGGCGCTGGTCAGGTTTGTTACCGACATCAAAGCAGTGGCGCCGAACGTGACGGGGACCCCGCTGGGTCTTTTCGAGTTCATAGAGATCCTCAAGACGGGCTATTGCAAAGCGGCGTTGTGGGCACTGCTCGTGATCGCCATCCTGATCTTCGTTGATTTTCGCGGCGGCTACGCCACGCTCCTGACGATTCTGCCGCTGCTGGTTGGCATGGCCTGGATGCTCGGCGCAATGGCCGTCGCGCGGATTGATTTCAATCCCGCCAACATCATGGTGCTGCCATTGATCGTGGGCATTGGTGTCGCCTATGGGATTTACGTCGTCCAGCGCTATCGGGAGAGCCATGAGGCGACGTTCTATAGCAAGAGCACGGGACGCGCGGTCATTCTGTCGGCATTGACGGCCACGGTCGCTTTCGCCAGCCTGCTCATTGGCGCGCACCGCGGCATTCGCAGCCTCGGGCTGGTGATGACGATCGGGGTCATTGCCTGCCTGATTGCCGCACTCGCGCTGCTGCCAGCGCTACTGGAGGTCGCGCGCCGCAAGGGCTGGAAGGTATGA
- the lpdA gene encoding dihydrolipoyl dehydrogenase, whose product MESIKTEIVVLGAGPGGYAAAFYAADKGKKVLLVEMDKRLGGVCLNRGCIPSKALLHATQLITEARESEHRGIAFGAPKIDLGKLRTWKDSIIEKLSGGITSLAKLRGVEVLYGRGYFEDSKTLRVETPEGQKFVTYDAAIIAVGSKSAMPKAFDLGNPRIMTSREALDVPDVPGTLLIVGGGYIGMELGTVYATLGSKVVVVEALASILTGADPDLVRPVQKYAEKAFQEVRVKTKVVSMATVGKQIKVVMEMDGKKLEELYDRVLVSVGRVPNHADLGIGNTKIAKDDRGFIKVNEKQQTSDPRIYAIGDVAGGVMLAHKATREGRVAVDAILGEYETLSKYIIPAVVFTDPEIAWCGLTEMEAKEKGITVKVARFPWAASGRALTYDRPDGLTKLIIDPATERVLGAGITGHGAGELIGEMVLAVEMGATAYDVASSIHPHPTLSESIMEGAEVFYGQATHTFTRKASKPGEKE is encoded by the coding sequence ATGGAGTCGATCAAGACAGAGATTGTGGTGTTGGGCGCGGGCCCGGGCGGTTACGCGGCGGCATTTTATGCCGCGGACAAGGGCAAGAAAGTGCTGCTCGTCGAGATGGACAAGCGGCTGGGCGGTGTCTGCCTCAATCGCGGGTGCATCCCGTCGAAGGCGCTGCTGCACGCGACCCAGCTCATCACCGAAGCGCGCGAGTCCGAGCATCGCGGCATTGCGTTTGGCGCGCCGAAGATCGACCTGGGAAAACTCCGCACTTGGAAAGACTCGATTATTGAGAAATTGTCAGGGGGAATTACAAGCCTGGCGAAACTGCGCGGCGTCGAGGTGTTGTACGGTCGCGGTTATTTTGAAGACTCGAAGACGCTGCGCGTGGAGACGCCGGAGGGCCAGAAGTTTGTGACCTACGACGCGGCCATCATCGCGGTCGGCTCGAAGTCGGCGATGCCGAAAGCGTTCGACCTGGGCAATCCGCGCATCATGACCTCGCGCGAGGCGCTGGACGTGCCGGATGTGCCGGGGACGTTGCTAATCGTGGGCGGTGGTTACATCGGCATGGAATTGGGGACGGTGTACGCGACGCTGGGCAGCAAGGTAGTGGTTGTCGAAGCGTTGGCGTCGATTTTGACCGGGGCGGACCCCGACCTCGTGCGGCCTGTGCAAAAATACGCGGAGAAGGCGTTCCAGGAAGTCCGCGTGAAGACGAAAGTGGTTTCCATGGCGACGGTGGGCAAACAGATCAAAGTGGTCATGGAGATGGACGGCAAGAAGCTCGAGGAACTTTACGACCGCGTGCTTGTGTCCGTCGGTCGCGTCCCGAACCATGCCGATCTCGGCATCGGGAACACGAAGATTGCGAAGGACGACCGCGGCTTCATCAAGGTCAATGAGAAGCAGCAGACGAGCGATCCGCGGATTTATGCGATTGGCGACGTGGCAGGCGGCGTGATGCTCGCGCACAAGGCGACGCGCGAGGGCCGTGTGGCGGTGGACGCCATTCTCGGCGAATACGAGACGCTGAGCAAGTACATCATTCCCGCTGTGGTCTTCACCGATCCTGAAATTGCGTGGTGCGGTCTGACCGAGATGGAGGCGAAGGAGAAGGGGATCACGGTAAAGGTCGCGCGATTTCCATGGGCCGCTTCGGGGCGCGCCCTGACGTACGACCGCCCGGACGGATTGACGAAGTTGATCATCGATCCCGCGACCGAGCGGGTGCTCGGGGCCGGCATAACCGGCCATGGCGCGGGTGAATTGATCGGCGAGATGGTGCTGGCCGTCGAAATGGGCGCTACCGCCTATGACGTGGCGTCGTCGATCCATCCGCACCCGACGCTTTCGGAATCGATTATGGAAGGGGCCGAAGTATTTTACGGACAGGCTACGCATACTTTTACGCGCAAGGCATCCAAGCCGGGCGAGAAAGAGTGA
- a CDS encoding 2-oxo acid dehydrogenase subunit E2 yields the protein MDIKLPRLGEGAESGTVVSIFVKPGDQVKEGQTILELENEKAVAPIPASASGRVAKLYVKEGDKISAGQSILALADEGAGAKTTDAPREGTRPTTPAAVVAQPRRPAPESPGTAVLGEPVADGAVAASPTVRKLAQELGIDLTRVRGSERGGRISVEDLRGYIQQLQQLAAGPKTAPSVAAPAAKPTAEKIDFAKWGPVSRQPVTSLRKIIAQRMHESWTSVPRVTQFDEADITGIVALRKKYVTKYEKKGASLTLTPFLMKAVVEVLKRYPTFNSSLDEASEEIVFKKYYHIGIAVDTEQGLLVPVIRDVDKKSLLQLSKELAELAEKARQRTVAADDLKGGTFTISNQGGIGGSFFTPIVNKPEVAILGVGRGVLKPVVRGAKIEKRMLLPLGLSYDHRVIDGGTAARFTVEVVQALEQFKEAGVKI from the coding sequence ATGGACATCAAATTACCGCGTTTGGGCGAAGGGGCTGAGTCGGGGACGGTCGTTAGCATTTTCGTCAAACCGGGCGATCAGGTCAAAGAGGGCCAGACGATCCTCGAATTGGAAAATGAAAAGGCCGTGGCGCCGATCCCGGCCAGCGCCTCTGGTCGTGTCGCAAAACTCTACGTCAAGGAAGGCGACAAGATCTCGGCCGGTCAGTCGATTCTCGCATTGGCGGATGAAGGCGCGGGGGCGAAAACAACGGACGCGCCGCGTGAGGGCACGCGGCCTACAACGCCCGCGGCAGTTGTCGCGCAACCGCGGCGTCCGGCTCCAGAGAGTCCGGGTACTGCAGTCCTGGGCGAGCCTGTGGCGGATGGAGCTGTAGCTGCGTCTCCGACCGTTCGCAAACTGGCGCAGGAACTGGGTATTGATTTGACCCGTGTGCGCGGGAGCGAGCGCGGTGGGCGCATCTCGGTGGAGGACTTGCGCGGTTACATCCAGCAGCTTCAACAGCTCGCAGCCGGGCCGAAGACGGCGCCGTCGGTGGCAGCACCTGCAGCGAAACCAACAGCAGAGAAGATCGATTTTGCGAAGTGGGGTCCGGTATCCCGCCAGCCGGTGACGTCATTGCGCAAGATCATCGCCCAGCGGATGCATGAATCGTGGACGAGCGTGCCGCGCGTGACCCAATTTGACGAGGCCGACATAACCGGCATTGTGGCGCTGCGGAAAAAATACGTCACGAAGTATGAAAAGAAGGGTGCAAGCCTCACGCTGACGCCGTTCCTGATGAAAGCGGTTGTCGAGGTGTTGAAGAGGTACCCGACGTTCAACAGCAGCCTGGACGAGGCGAGCGAAGAGATCGTTTTCAAGAAGTACTATCACATCGGCATCGCGGTCGATACCGAGCAGGGGTTGCTGGTACCCGTGATTCGCGATGTGGACAAGAAAAGCCTGCTGCAACTCTCGAAGGAACTGGCCGAACTGGCGGAGAAAGCGCGCCAGCGCACGGTGGCGGCGGATGATTTGAAGGGTGGCACCTTCACCATCTCGAACCAGGGCGGCATCGGCGGCAGCTTTTTCACGCCGATCGTCAACAAACCCGAGGTCGCAATCCTGGGGGTGGGGCGCGGTGTGTTAAAGCCGGTCGTGCGCGGCGCGAAGATTGAAAAGCGCATGCTGCTGCCGCTGGGGTTGTCGTACGATCATCGCGTCATTGACGGCGGGACGGCGGCGCGGTTTACTGTCGAGGTGGTGCAGGCGCTCGAACAATTCAAGGAAGCGGGCGTTAAGATTTAG
- a CDS encoding aspartate aminotransferase family protein, which translates to MSNFDIKQIVSQRLGENYELHEKYINPTLVKVFRTIGFDKTYTKAKGQYLWDKEDNRYLDMLSGFGVYSIGRNHPQVAQVIRDVLDLDLPNMVQMDCAFLAGLLAEALVKRCPPHLDAVFFCNSGTEAVEASLKFARAATGRSKFAYLDHGWHGLSLGSLAIMGNEEFRESFGEMLPGVEVPYGDLQALEKALAKKDIAALAVECIQGKGVRIPPEDYLPAAQALCRKYGTLFFCDEVQTGYGRTGKLFSFQHWNLEPDIISTSKALSGGYVPVGAMITRRWIYQKVFNRMDRCWVHSSSFGRNNLGMAVGLATLHVLDEEKLVERSATQGQKLLDAINGLKAKHEMLMEARGKGCMIGIEFHEPKSLKLKMAWKMIHAAHDGLFAQMLVMPLLQKHHVLTQVSGNHGDIIRILPPFVITDEDIQYFVHALDDVLSDCYKLPGPMWDLGANLVKAALRNKGEKQPETVAAGAR; encoded by the coding sequence ATGTCGAACTTTGACATCAAACAGATCGTCTCCCAGCGGCTTGGGGAGAACTACGAACTGCACGAGAAGTATATCAACCCGACGTTGGTGAAGGTTTTTCGCACCATCGGTTTCGACAAGACCTACACGAAAGCCAAGGGCCAGTATCTGTGGGACAAGGAAGACAACCGCTACCTCGACATGTTGAGCGGCTTTGGCGTTTACTCGATCGGCCGCAACCATCCTCAGGTCGCGCAGGTCATTCGGGACGTGCTCGACCTGGATTTGCCCAACATGGTGCAGATGGACTGCGCATTCCTGGCGGGGTTGTTGGCCGAGGCGCTCGTCAAACGCTGTCCACCGCATCTCGACGCTGTTTTCTTTTGCAACTCCGGCACGGAAGCGGTGGAAGCTTCGTTGAAGTTCGCACGCGCGGCAACGGGCCGCAGCAAGTTCGCGTATCTCGACCACGGTTGGCACGGGTTGTCGCTCGGTTCGTTGGCCATCATGGGCAATGAAGAGTTTCGCGAAAGTTTCGGTGAGATGTTGCCCGGCGTGGAAGTGCCTTATGGTGATCTGCAAGCGCTGGAGAAGGCGCTGGCGAAGAAGGACATCGCCGCGCTGGCCGTGGAATGCATCCAGGGCAAGGGTGTGCGGATTCCGCCGGAGGACTACCTGCCCGCGGCGCAGGCGCTGTGCCGCAAGTACGGCACGCTGTTTTTTTGCGACGAAGTACAGACGGGTTACGGAAGGACCGGCAAACTGTTCTCCTTCCAGCACTGGAACCTGGAGCCCGACATCATCTCTACCAGCAAGGCGCTCAGCGGCGGATACGTGCCGGTCGGCGCGATGATCACGCGGCGATGGATTTACCAGAAGGTTTTCAATCGGATGGATCGCTGCTGGGTCCACTCGTCGAGCTTCGGCCGCAACAATCTCGGGATGGCCGTGGGCCTGGCGACGTTGCACGTGTTGGATGAAGAGAAGCTCGTCGAACGCAGCGCGACGCAGGGCCAGAAGTTGCTCGACGCGATCAATGGATTGAAGGCCAAACACGAAATGCTGATGGAAGCGCGCGGCAAGGGCTGCATGATCGGTATCGAGTTCCACGAACCGAAGAGCCTCAAGCTGAAGATGGCCTGGAAGATGATCCATGCGGCGCACGACGGACTGTTTGCGCAGATGTTGGTGATGCCGCTGTTGCAGAAGCACCACGTGCTAACGCAGGTGAGCGGGAACCATGGCGATATCATCCGGATTCTGCCGCCGTTCGTCATCACCGACGAGGACATCCAGTATTTTGTGCATGCGCTCGATGACGTTCTTAGTGATTGCTACAAGCTGCCCGGGCCGATGTGGGACCTTGGGGCGAACCTGGTGAAAGCGGCGCTACGCAACAAGGGCGAAAAGCAGCCGGAGACGGTCGCAGCGGGCGCCCGGTAG